GCCGAACAATCATCAATCACAGGTATTATTTGCCCTTTAGAGAATGCTAATACGGCACAAAAAAAGGAGAAACTTTCAATTTCTCCCTTAAACCGCCGCATTTTGCCAATACGATGTTGTGTACTTTATTTTTTCTAGAAGAAATTAACAGCAACAAATCCTCCGAAGTTGTTTTGATTGGTTTTCATAGGGCCATACCAGTCAAAATTTGATGCCGCTCCGAAAGTAATATCTCTATAAGTCAATCCGGCACGAAGCATTATATAACTTCTCGTATGAAAGTCATATCCTAGATTATGGGTATATAATCCTTGTAATCTTGTATAAATATTTAATTTTTCGGTTAGTTTTGGTTTGTATTCCACTAATGCAAGAGCATCAAAATTTGCGTTTTTTGATAAATCAACTCTTGGATTTATTATTGCTAATAATATAGTTACCCCCGAAAATCGGACAGTAAGTTTAGTTGAAAAAAAACAATTAAATTTACGATATGTCACAGCGAAGAAAATTCAATTCAGGATTTAAATTTAAAGTAGTGGTGGAAGCTTTGAGCGAGCGATACACTATGCAGGAACTCGGCCGAAAGCACGATCTGCACCCCAACCAGATTTCTTCATGGAAGAAAGAGTTCCTGCAAAAAGGCGCCGATGTTTTTGGTAAGGAGACCGCTGCAGAAGATAAAAAAGAGGATGTCGACAAGCTTTATAAGGTTATCGGTCAGCAGAAAATGGAGATTGATTTTTTAAAAAAAGCCTTGTCATGAAACAGTGCCGCCGAGCCCGTAAAGCTCATATTGACAAGGCCAATGCGCTCAGCGTTAAAAAGCAGTGTGAGGTGTTGCAGATATCGCGCAGCTCCCATTATTACAGGAAAGTTCCGCAAAGCAGTCTGAACCTGAATCTGATGCGGCTGATCGATGAAGAGTTCCTGAACCGTCCCTGGAAAGGAGTTCCCAGGATGACCAACTGGCTCCAAAAGGACATGGGGTATACCATCAACAAAAAGCGTGTGGAAAGGCTTTACCGGGTGATGGGTCTGAGTGCTTCGGCACCTGGCCCTGCCACCTCCAAAAAAGGCAAAGGCAAGAAACAC
This DNA window, taken from Chryseobacterium sp. 6424, encodes the following:
- a CDS encoding transposase, with product MSQRRKFNSGFKFKVVVEALSERYTMQELGRKHDLHPNQISSWKKEFLQKGADVFGKETAAEDKKEDVDKLYKVIGQQKMEIDFLKKALS